One Cupriavidus taiwanensis DNA window includes the following coding sequences:
- a CDS encoding M81 family metallopeptidase: MRFVIALMRHETNTFSPIATPLSAFNRGSTDGPLHGDDAVRACQGTNSAAAAFIDIARRQGDEFVMPLMANAVPSGMVTAQAFESMAASIVAAVLAGCDAVMLDLHGAMVAEGYPDAEGELLARIRAAAPQVPIAVSLDFHANFSAALVDNATVIAGYCTYPHVDVYETGARAARTLMAALRGEARPVLLWRTLPMLTHMLRQTPLAQPMKDIMERAMAAERDGEVLNASVFGGFPLADIPHAGLAVVIVAEAARIEAGQRLLDELCGMAWQRRADFVFPIEPMAASIARARALTQGPVVLVDHGDNCGAGGPTDEMTVLGEVLRQGLEGVVAGPFWDPGAVAELIAAGVGQTVTLDVGGKTDMPALDLKGRPLRLSGRVQCITDGNYQVTGPMFTGMKLSLGRTVVLDVAGTLVVICEKPQEPFDTGVFTHAGIDLARRKYILIKSRQHFRAGFEPIASEIVLVAGPGVCSSDYSQFPFRNLRRPIYPLDAHAVPDAA; the protein is encoded by the coding sequence ATGCGCTTTGTCATTGCCCTGATGCGGCATGAAACCAATACCTTTTCGCCGATTGCCACGCCCCTGAGCGCGTTCAACCGCGGCAGCACCGACGGCCCGCTCCACGGCGACGACGCGGTGCGCGCCTGCCAGGGCACCAACAGCGCCGCGGCCGCGTTCATCGATATCGCACGGCGCCAGGGCGACGAGTTCGTGATGCCATTGATGGCGAACGCGGTGCCCAGTGGCATGGTGACGGCGCAAGCCTTCGAGTCGATGGCGGCCAGCATCGTCGCGGCGGTACTTGCAGGCTGCGATGCCGTGATGCTGGACCTGCACGGCGCCATGGTGGCCGAGGGCTATCCGGATGCCGAAGGCGAACTGCTGGCACGCATCCGTGCCGCGGCGCCGCAGGTGCCGATCGCGGTCTCGCTGGACTTCCACGCCAACTTCAGCGCCGCGCTGGTCGACAACGCAACCGTGATCGCCGGCTACTGCACCTATCCGCACGTGGACGTGTACGAGACCGGCGCCCGTGCCGCCCGCACCCTGATGGCGGCGCTGCGAGGCGAGGCCCGCCCGGTCTTGCTGTGGCGCACGCTGCCGATGCTTACCCACATGCTGCGCCAGACTCCCCTCGCGCAACCCATGAAGGACATCATGGAGCGGGCGATGGCGGCCGAGCGCGATGGCGAGGTGCTCAATGCGTCGGTGTTCGGCGGCTTTCCGCTTGCCGATATCCCGCATGCCGGCCTGGCCGTGGTGATCGTGGCCGAGGCTGCCAGGATCGAAGCGGGGCAGCGCCTGCTCGACGAGCTCTGCGGCATGGCGTGGCAACGCCGGGCCGATTTCGTTTTCCCGATCGAGCCGATGGCGGCATCCATCGCGCGCGCCAGGGCGCTTACGCAGGGGCCGGTGGTGCTGGTCGACCATGGCGACAACTGTGGCGCCGGCGGGCCGACCGATGAGATGACGGTGCTGGGCGAAGTCCTGCGCCAGGGGCTCGAAGGCGTGGTTGCCGGGCCGTTCTGGGACCCGGGCGCAGTGGCGGAACTGATCGCCGCCGGCGTCGGGCAGACGGTCACGCTGGATGTGGGCGGCAAGACCGACATGCCCGCGCTGGACCTGAAGGGCCGCCCGCTGCGGCTGAGCGGCCGGGTGCAGTGCATTACCGACGGCAACTACCAGGTCACCGGGCCTATGTTCACGGGCATGAAGCTGAGCCTGGGCCGCACCGTGGTGCTGGATGTCGCGGGCACGCTGGTCGTGATCTGCGAGAAGCCGCAGGAGCCGTTCGATACCGGCGTGTTCACGCACGCTGGCATCGACCTGGCGCGCCGCAAGTACATCCTGATCAAGTCGCGCCAGCACTTCCGCGCCGGGTTCGAGCCCATCGCCAGCGAGATCGTGCTGGTGGCCGGCCCCGGTGTCTGCAGCTCTGACTACAGCCAGTTTCCGTTCCGCAACCTGCGCCGCCCGATCTATCCGCTGGACGCGCACGCGGTGCCCGATGCCGCCTGA